Proteins encoded in a region of the Streptomyces sp. NBC_00258 genome:
- a CDS encoding TetR/AcrR family transcriptional regulator codes for MTTRKSTAEGKRPSPSVRPPLNRSYIAAAALALIDTNGLDNFSMRKLGSGLGVDPMAVYRYFSDQEALFDGIAEALFDELDVDSLPWDSAWREVAERYCWRLRDTLLAHPHAVSVFATRPVRSRASIDTGVRIIELLQDAGFTPAHALQIARCLREFTIGHALSLAVVQLGAQSRSRKPSPDSSAYNILARAADDTEIDEHYGIGLTAMLDGFERLT; via the coding sequence ATGACGACCCGCAAGAGCACCGCGGAAGGCAAGCGGCCGTCCCCGTCCGTCAGACCACCCCTAAACCGTTCGTACATCGCCGCCGCTGCGCTGGCACTCATCGACACCAACGGGCTCGACAACTTTTCGATGCGCAAGCTCGGGTCGGGACTCGGGGTCGACCCGATGGCGGTGTACCGCTACTTCAGCGACCAGGAAGCGCTCTTCGACGGTATCGCCGAGGCGCTCTTCGACGAACTCGACGTGGACTCGCTGCCCTGGGACTCCGCCTGGCGCGAGGTGGCCGAGAGGTACTGCTGGCGGCTGCGGGACACCCTGCTCGCCCATCCGCACGCCGTATCGGTCTTCGCGACTCGTCCGGTGCGCTCCCGTGCCTCGATCGACACAGGGGTACGGATCATCGAGTTGCTCCAGGACGCAGGCTTCACCCCTGCGCACGCTCTGCAGATCGCGCGCTGTCTACGGGAGTTCACCATCGGCCACGCACTGAGTCTCGCGGTGGTTCAGCTCGGCGCGCAGAGCCGGAGCCGGAAGCCCTCGCCCGACTCATCCGCGTACAACATCCTGGCTCGGGCGGCGGACGACACGGAGATCGACGAGCACTACGGAATCGGTCTCACGGCGATGCTGGACGGCTTCGAGCGACTGACCTGA
- a CDS encoding IS1182 family transposase: protein MSLESRSDDGVPELTARVVRAAFPKGTLAIRIREVLGTLFTDEDFAGAFPDRGRPAISPGALALVSVLQYAEGLSDRQAADQVRARMDWKFLLGLELDDPGFDFTVLGDFRSRLITHGLEERVLEAALARLSGAALLRAGGRQRTDSTHVLAAVRTLNRMEFVGETLRAALEVLAAAAPDWLTPLISPAWVQRYGAKVDNYRFPKGEDVRREWAKQVGRDGFALLDAIDETAAPVWLREVPAVRVMRQAWAEQYHRDGQGVRWREGRDLPPGRDRLSSPYDTDARYGVKRGSGWCGYKVHLSETCEPDAPHLITNVETTDATVNDTEVTAQVHQHLAERELKPREHVVDAGYVTAAHILAAREDHGIDLVGPVGIDTHHSGRDTQAPDLTQAAFKTDWEARNVTCPGGAVSGSWSQQRKASGTPLVRVHFALADCDACPLRPRCTKAANGKWGRSLTLLPREQQQILEEQRAEQQTDAWKERYNVRAGVEGTISQAVRRTHLRRTPYRGQSKTRLANVLSATALNIIRVDAWLNETPLGTTRVSHLARLTLAA from the coding sequence ATGTCGCTGGAATCGCGGTCGGATGATGGGGTGCCTGAGCTGACGGCCCGGGTGGTGCGGGCCGCGTTCCCCAAGGGGACCTTGGCCATTCGGATCCGGGAAGTCCTCGGCACGCTGTTCACGGACGAGGATTTCGCCGGGGCCTTTCCTGATCGGGGTCGGCCCGCGATCTCGCCAGGCGCTCTGGCGCTGGTGTCGGTGCTGCAGTATGCCGAGGGGCTGTCCGACCGGCAGGCCGCTGACCAGGTGCGAGCCAGGATGGACTGGAAGTTTTTGCTGGGGTTGGAGCTGGATGATCCGGGGTTCGACTTCACCGTTCTGGGAGACTTCCGCTCCCGTTTGATCACGCACGGGCTGGAGGAGCGGGTTCTGGAGGCGGCGCTGGCCCGGTTGTCGGGCGCCGCGCTGCTGCGAGCCGGCGGCCGTCAGCGCACCGACTCCACGCACGTGCTGGCCGCGGTGCGCACGCTCAATCGGATGGAGTTCGTCGGCGAGACTCTGCGGGCGGCGCTGGAGGTGCTGGCCGCAGCCGCCCCGGACTGGCTGACGCCGTTGATCAGCCCAGCGTGGGTGCAGCGGTATGGAGCCAAGGTCGACAACTACCGCTTCCCGAAGGGGGAAGACGTCCGCCGGGAATGGGCCAAGCAGGTCGGCCGGGATGGGTTCGCTCTCCTGGACGCCATCGACGAAACGGCGGCTCCCGTCTGGCTGCGCGAGGTCCCTGCGGTCCGCGTCATGCGCCAGGCCTGGGCAGAGCAGTATCACCGGGACGGGCAGGGGGTGCGCTGGCGGGAGGGCAGGGACCTCCCGCCAGGCAGAGACCGGCTGTCCTCGCCGTATGACACCGACGCCCGCTACGGCGTCAAACGCGGGTCGGGCTGGTGCGGTTACAAGGTCCACCTGAGTGAGACCTGCGAGCCGGACGCACCGCATCTGATCACGAATGTGGAGACCACGGACGCCACCGTCAACGACACCGAGGTCACCGCACAGGTCCACCAGCACCTGGCTGAGCGGGAGTTGAAACCTCGTGAGCATGTGGTGGACGCAGGATATGTCACCGCCGCCCATATCCTGGCCGCCCGCGAGGACCACGGCATCGACCTGGTCGGCCCCGTCGGCATCGACACCCACCACAGCGGACGCGACACGCAGGCACCGGACTTGACCCAGGCTGCCTTCAAAACGGACTGGGAGGCCAGGAACGTCACCTGCCCCGGCGGAGCGGTCAGCGGCAGCTGGTCCCAACAGCGCAAGGCCAGCGGTACCCCGCTCGTCCGAGTGCACTTCGCACTCGCCGACTGTGACGCATGCCCATTGAGACCGAGGTGCACCAAGGCAGCCAACGGCAAGTGGGGCCGCAGCCTTACCCTGCTGCCCCGCGAGCAGCAGCAGATCCTCGAAGAGCAACGCGCCGAGCAGCAAACCGACGCATGGAAGGAACGCTACAACGTGCGTGCCGGGGTGGAGGGCACCATCTCCCAGGCCGTCCGCCGCACCCACCTGCGACGCACTCCCTACCGAGGCCAGAGCAAAACCCGCCTCGCCAATGTCCTCTCCGCCACCGCCCTCAACATCATCCGCGTCGACGCCTGGCTGAACGAGACCCCACTCGGCACCACTCGCGTCTCCCACCTCGCACGCCTCACCCTCGCCGCATGA
- a CDS encoding fic family toxin-antitoxin system, toxin component: protein MTRFLTPQELLQIAQTLPGDPACLDLGVLDAVCARVQARYMGRDVYASDWLKAAAMLETVALHEPLEAKNEFFAWLVAETFLNTNGQILHYEPEEALALVMRAKHKGARVQEIAAQLRSWSTG, encoded by the coding sequence GTGACGAGGTTCCTCACCCCGCAAGAGCTACTGCAGATCGCCCAGACCCTCCCGGGCGACCCTGCCTGCCTCGACCTTGGCGTGCTGGACGCTGTCTGCGCCCGGGTCCAGGCTCGCTATATGGGCCGCGACGTGTACGCCAGCGACTGGCTCAAGGCCGCCGCGATGCTGGAGACGGTCGCGTTGCACGAGCCGCTCGAAGCGAAGAACGAGTTCTTCGCCTGGCTTGTCGCCGAGACCTTCCTCAACACCAACGGCCAGATTCTGCACTACGAGCCGGAGGAAGCCCTCGCGCTCGTTATGCGCGCCAAGCACAAGGGTGCCCGCGTTCAGGAGATCGCTGCGCAACTGCGCTCCTGGTCCACCGGCTGA
- a CDS encoding TniQ family protein, with the protein MSPTTSRAARSNRPEATALTLARLACTCPALRQVRSDTARIGGTALANWAMAASSRYCPQCLSGDGRAIQNAYGGPWQLRWYRPVVFACVQHHCLLKYTCPACTRPLNSPERKRHSLIKQPTISRHPTQCCNPLIPGGSRSTMPGRFTTAVACGARLDAESIGSQPSVAASDLRQLIALQERLAQALAPEPPGEIGEVKDPYFFPDLIATTHLLKLSQPPGAAACPDALATCVDECAASTIKAITAQQTPQGIRTPLGLSVGGVQRHGGCVDAHEVNRSRAA; encoded by the coding sequence ATGTCGCCGACTACTTCCCGCGCCGCGCGCTCCAATCGTCCAGAGGCCACGGCCCTGACTCTGGCCCGCCTCGCGTGCACCTGCCCCGCCCTGCGGCAAGTCCGCTCGGACACGGCCCGCATCGGAGGTACTGCCCTGGCCAACTGGGCCATGGCTGCTTCCAGCCGGTATTGCCCGCAGTGCCTGTCGGGAGACGGCCGCGCGATTCAGAATGCCTACGGCGGCCCCTGGCAGCTGCGCTGGTACCGGCCCGTCGTCTTTGCCTGCGTTCAACACCACTGCCTCCTCAAGTACACCTGCCCTGCTTGCACCCGCCCTCTGAACAGCCCTGAACGAAAGCGCCACAGCCTGATCAAGCAGCCCACCATCAGCCGGCACCCAACCCAATGCTGCAATCCGCTCATTCCCGGCGGTTCGCGGTCGACGATGCCCGGGCGTTTCACGACGGCCGTCGCCTGTGGCGCACGGTTGGATGCCGAATCTATCGGCTCCCAGCCATCCGTGGCGGCATCAGATCTACGCCAGCTCATCGCGTTGCAGGAACGACTCGCCCAAGCGCTCGCCCCGGAACCCCCTGGCGAGATCGGTGAAGTCAAGGATCCCTACTTCTTCCCCGATCTGATCGCTACAACTCATCTACTCAAGCTCAGCCAGCCCCCGGGGGCCGCAGCCTGTCCCGACGCTCTGGCCACCTGCGTGGACGAGTGCGCCGCTTCCACCATCAAAGCCATCACCGCGCAGCAGACTCCACAGGGCATTAGGACTCCGTTAGGTCTTTCGGTCGGTGGTGTTCAGCGGCATGGTGGGTGTGTGGATGCACATGAAGTGAACCGTTCTCGGGCGGCATAG
- a CDS encoding aromatic amino acid lyase, whose protein sequence is MLITVDGINLNCSGIAALAYGETAVRLAEEARSRAAQSFEHAVQVSAERAVYGRSTGVGANRDVAIDDANAHALALLRSHATSAGPLRSPERVRAMLAVRLNQLAAGGSGAAPELLDGLVVMLAADALPPVREVGSIGTGDLPALAVTILSLLGEVRTSTALVAPVACDPKDAMPVINSNAATIADAALAHASLAVLSRSAITVAALTFAAVDGNPEAFAEVVERVTPFSGVREVCRSMRRLIPSTPAPTRIQDPLGLRSMPQVHGAFIDALSHLDDVVCRMANAPSENPALLPGHGVAHHGGFHAAYLAQALDTTVSAAAQSAQLAMARVSMLTEPGFTALTPFLGAGAAGASGVMACEYVAASALGSLRALATPTAVQSVTLSRGVEEDASFASHGARQALTAVDDYRTVLACELVAAVRALRLRGTRLGGLYDDLPMETADRDLTADITAATRLLPKLADNPQRTKMRTGALE, encoded by the coding sequence GTGTTGATCACCGTCGACGGCATCAATCTGAACTGTTCCGGCATCGCGGCCCTCGCATACGGGGAGACAGCTGTCCGGCTCGCCGAAGAGGCACGATCACGGGCTGCGCAATCCTTCGAACATGCGGTGCAGGTCAGCGCCGAACGCGCGGTGTACGGCAGATCGACAGGTGTGGGCGCCAATCGCGACGTCGCCATCGACGACGCGAACGCACATGCCCTGGCCCTCCTGCGCAGCCACGCCACATCCGCGGGGCCGCTGCGGAGTCCCGAGCGCGTGCGCGCGATGCTCGCCGTCCGCCTCAATCAGCTCGCCGCCGGAGGCAGCGGCGCGGCGCCTGAACTCCTCGACGGCCTGGTGGTCATGCTCGCGGCCGACGCGCTGCCGCCCGTGCGCGAGGTGGGCAGCATCGGCACCGGTGACCTCCCGGCGCTCGCGGTCACCATCCTCTCGCTGCTCGGAGAGGTCCGAACATCCACGGCGCTCGTGGCACCCGTCGCGTGCGACCCGAAGGACGCCATGCCGGTCATCAACAGCAACGCCGCCACGATCGCAGACGCTGCGCTCGCCCACGCCTCGCTCGCCGTTCTGTCACGGTCCGCGATCACGGTGGCGGCGCTGACGTTCGCGGCGGTGGACGGCAATCCCGAGGCGTTCGCCGAGGTCGTCGAGCGCGTGACGCCGTTCAGCGGGGTACGCGAGGTATGCCGGTCGATGCGCCGGCTCATCCCCTCGACACCGGCGCCCACGCGCATTCAGGACCCGCTGGGACTGCGCAGCATGCCGCAGGTGCACGGTGCGTTCATCGACGCCCTCTCCCACCTCGACGACGTCGTCTGCCGCATGGCGAACGCCCCGTCCGAGAATCCCGCACTGCTGCCCGGTCACGGTGTTGCCCATCACGGTGGCTTCCACGCCGCGTACCTGGCGCAGGCACTCGATACGACCGTCTCCGCCGCCGCCCAGTCGGCGCAGCTGGCCATGGCCAGAGTGTCCATGCTCACCGAGCCCGGATTCACCGCACTGACGCCGTTCCTCGGGGCGGGGGCCGCCGGCGCGTCGGGCGTGATGGCCTGCGAGTACGTCGCGGCCTCCGCGCTCGGCTCGCTGAGAGCCCTCGCCACGCCGACGGCAGTCCAGAGTGTCACGCTGTCGCGCGGGGTGGAGGAAGACGCCAGCTTCGCTTCGCACGGTGCGCGCCAGGCATTGACCGCGGTGGACGACTACCGCACTGTCCTGGCGTGTGAACTCGTGGCCGCCGTCCGCGCATTACGACTGCGCGGTACGCGACTGGGCGGTCTCTACGACGACCTGCCGATGGAGACGGCCGACCGCGACCTCACCGCCGACATCACCGCAGCGACACGCCTGCTGCCCAAGCTCGCCGACAACCCGCAAAGGACGAAAATGAGGACGGGCGCCCTGGAGTAA
- a CDS encoding SMI1/KNR4 family protein — MTTDWIAEDQRIARGRRFDELSSPPAIQVASPPPLSEAEICEAEAELGIAFPDQYREYLLRQSAGGALNRLCRSAAGWGWHGDSSTNYDLLTADFPHPDSYRAYEDELDAREPLTQDFPDHNAYQAAWEQWDAEYGVFQERKTSGAVFIQDNGCGFSTLLIVTGPHRGSLWFDGRATCDQILPLNLCGQPVSFMDWLAHRSMDLVGW; from the coding sequence ATGACGACCGATTGGATAGCGGAAGACCAACGCATCGCTCGGGGGCGGCGCTTTGACGAGCTGAGCAGTCCGCCCGCAATTCAGGTCGCCTCCCCGCCGCCATTGTCCGAAGCGGAGATCTGCGAAGCGGAGGCAGAGCTGGGCATCGCGTTTCCGGACCAGTACCGAGAGTATTTGCTCCGGCAGAGTGCCGGCGGCGCGTTGAACCGCCTATGCCGATCCGCGGCAGGCTGGGGCTGGCATGGAGACTCAAGCACCAACTACGACTTGCTCACTGCTGACTTCCCGCATCCCGACTCCTACCGTGCTTACGAGGATGAGCTGGACGCGCGAGAGCCGCTGACGCAGGACTTCCCGGACCACAACGCCTATCAAGCGGCGTGGGAGCAGTGGGACGCTGAGTACGGGGTGTTCCAGGAGCGCAAGACGTCTGGCGCTGTATTCATCCAGGACAACGGCTGTGGCTTCTCGACCCTGCTCATTGTCACCGGTCCGCACCGGGGCTCACTATGGTTCGACGGCCGAGCCACCTGCGATCAGATCCTTCCTCTGAACCTGTGCGGTCAGCCCGTGTCGTTCATGGACTGGCTCGCTCACAGGTCCATGGATCTGGTCGGCTGGTGA
- a CDS encoding sensor histidine kinase: MGPAAAARGGGRVDAGRVVRQDAVAAVVLAAVAVFLALNVRAQGVQPDAVGWVLLGGAHVPAVWRRRAPLVSFLGVVACAAPYHVMGFNEVAPVPVGLLGLFTVALTGRLWRSAVVCSVIVGLLLVAKFSQGMAEGAQALRISGWIVAVVLCGVYARAHRQYVDSVIERAERAERTREEEARRRVAEERLRVARDLHDLLAHSITLVGVQTSVAAHVLNADPERLDRAAVARALDDIAGTCRAARGELRATLEVLRSSPDEARGPLPGVEGIGELVAAARSSGAGVVAAVEGGVAGVPPAVGAAAYRIVQEALTNAVRHGGPGLGVEVTVRVGEQVLEVSVVDDGCATAGQVPSGGGGFGLVGMRERARSVLGTLEAGPREGGGFAVRAVLPLDGARQAGPGGEAPEQAAGEAPEEAAGGLVLPSRAPAARGPALGEAR, encoded by the coding sequence CTGGGGCCTGCCGCGGCGGCTCGTGGTGGGGGGCGGGTGGATGCGGGTCGTGTGGTGCGTCAGGATGCGGTGGCTGCGGTGGTGTTGGCGGCTGTGGCGGTGTTCCTTGCGTTGAATGTGCGGGCCCAGGGTGTTCAGCCCGATGCGGTTGGCTGGGTGTTGCTGGGGGGTGCGCATGTTCCGGCGGTGTGGCGGCGCCGGGCTCCGCTGGTGTCGTTTCTGGGGGTGGTTGCCTGTGCCGCTCCGTATCATGTGATGGGTTTCAATGAGGTCGCGCCGGTGCCGGTGGGTCTGCTCGGGTTGTTCACGGTTGCGTTGACGGGGCGGTTGTGGCGGTCGGCGGTGGTGTGCTCGGTGATTGTCGGGCTGCTGCTTGTGGCGAAGTTCAGCCAGGGGATGGCCGAGGGTGCGCAGGCGTTGCGGATTTCGGGCTGGATCGTCGCGGTTGTTTTGTGTGGTGTGTATGCCAGGGCGCACCGGCAGTATGTGGATTCGGTGATTGAGCGTGCTGAGCGGGCTGAGCGGACCCGTGAGGAGGAGGCGCGGCGGCGGGTGGCGGAGGAGCGGTTGCGGGTGGCGAGGGATCTGCATGATCTGCTGGCGCACAGCATCACGCTGGTGGGTGTTCAGACGTCGGTTGCTGCGCATGTTCTGAATGCTGATCCGGAGCGTCTGGACCGGGCGGCGGTGGCCAGGGCTTTGGATGATATTGCGGGTACGTGTCGTGCTGCGCGGGGTGAACTGCGTGCGACGCTGGAGGTGTTGAGGTCTTCGCCGGATGAGGCGCGTGGGCCGTTGCCTGGTGTGGAGGGGATCGGGGAGCTGGTGGCGGCGGCCCGTTCGTCGGGTGCCGGGGTGGTGGCCGCTGTGGAGGGTGGGGTGGCGGGTGTGCCGCCGGCGGTGGGTGCGGCGGCGTACCGGATTGTGCAGGAGGCGTTGACGAACGCGGTGCGGCACGGGGGGCCGGGGCTCGGGGTGGAGGTCACGGTCCGGGTGGGGGAGCAGGTTCTTGAGGTGTCGGTGGTGGACGACGGGTGTGCCACTGCCGGGCAGGTGCCTTCCGGTGGTGGGGGGTTTGGTCTGGTGGGGATGCGGGAGCGGGCGCGCAGTGTGCTGGGCACGCTGGAGGCGGGTCCCCGGGAGGGGGGCGGGTTCGCGGTGCGGGCGGTGCTGCCCCTGGACGGGGCGCGGCAGGCGGGGCCTGGCGGTGAGGCGCCGGAGCAGGCGGCCGGTGAGGCGCCGGAGGAGGCCGCCGGCGGGCTGGTGTTGCCGTCTCGTGCGCCGGCGGCGCGAGGGCCGGCTCTGGGAGAGGCCCGGTGA
- a CDS encoding aromatic prenyltransferase produces the protein MNRYCDRATTELLDPDHVQSMLREMGLRQAGEQGLEFTKKTIAIYPTLNWDSSKIVRICVAVITNDPATALTASEYEAGQMREYATAASHAYVVERRALVYL, from the coding sequence GTGAACCGCTACTGCGACCGTGCCACCACTGAGCTTCTCGATCCGGACCACGTCCAGTCGATGCTCCGTGAGATGGGATTGAGGCAAGCCGGTGAGCAGGGGCTGGAGTTCACGAAGAAGACGATCGCCATCTATCCCACCCTCAACTGGGACTCCTCGAAGATTGTGCGGATCTGCGTCGCCGTGATCACCAACGATCCGGCGACGGCCCTCACCGCGTCGGAGTACGAGGCCGGCCAGATGCGGGAATACGCCACCGCCGCTTCGCACGCGTACGTCGTTGAACGGCGTGCGCTGGTCTACCTTTGA
- a CDS encoding alpha/beta fold hydrolase: MAWSEHVVVRDGVRLACRDWGGPGQPIVLLHGLAGHAGEWDVLARKLSSRYRVVALDQRGHGASERHPQDVSRAAYVADVIAIVEQLALRRPVLVGQSLGGHTAMLTAAAHPGFVRALVLVEAGSGGPDPNGPVDIGGWLDSWPTPFPSREAAAAFLGGGPVGAGWAAGLEERDGGWWPRFDRDVMVRSLAENAQRSFRHEWGQVACPTLVVLAQSSFIPAQEADEMLRQRPATMAMSIPGTGHDLHLEQPGILHTALLGFLEALA, from the coding sequence GTGGCATGGTCTGAACACGTGGTGGTGCGAGACGGTGTCCGGCTTGCCTGCCGGGACTGGGGCGGCCCGGGACAGCCCATCGTGCTGCTGCACGGCCTGGCCGGTCACGCGGGTGAATGGGACGTGCTGGCACGGAAGTTGAGCTCCCGCTATCGGGTCGTCGCCCTCGACCAGCGCGGGCACGGCGCCAGCGAGCGCCACCCGCAGGACGTCTCCCGCGCCGCCTACGTCGCCGACGTCATCGCCATTGTCGAGCAACTGGCGCTGCGGCGGCCCGTCCTGGTCGGCCAGTCACTGGGCGGGCACACGGCCATGCTCACCGCCGCTGCGCACCCCGGGTTCGTCCGCGCGCTCGTGCTCGTCGAGGCCGGCTCCGGCGGTCCGGACCCGAACGGTCCCGTGGACATCGGTGGATGGCTCGACTCGTGGCCGACACCGTTTCCCTCACGTGAAGCGGCAGCTGCATTCCTCGGCGGCGGACCGGTCGGCGCAGGCTGGGCGGCCGGCCTGGAAGAACGCGACGGCGGATGGTGGCCCCGCTTCGACCGGGACGTGATGGTCCGATCGCTGGCGGAGAACGCCCAGCGTTCCTTCCGCCACGAGTGGGGGCAGGTCGCGTGCCCCACCCTGGTCGTCCTGGCCCAATCCAGCTTCATCCCCGCGCAGGAAGCCGACGAGATGCTCCGGCAGCGGCCCGCCACCATGGCCATGAGCATCCCCGGCACCGGCCACGACCTGCACCTGGAACAGCCTGGGATCCTGCACACCGCGCTCTTGGGCTTCCTCGAAGCCCTCGCCTGA
- a CDS encoding helix-turn-helix transcriptional regulator, whose protein sequence is MKNRITDLRAERGWTQADLAQRTGVSRQTINSIETGKFDPSLPLAFRLAKLFDLRIEELFLHE, encoded by the coding sequence ATGAAGAACCGCATCACCGACCTTCGCGCCGAACGGGGCTGGACGCAGGCCGACCTGGCTCAGCGTACGGGCGTGTCCAGGCAGACAATCAACTCCATCGAAACAGGGAAGTTCGACCCGAGCCTTCCCCTCGCCTTCCGTCTCGCCAAGCTCTTCGACCTGAGGATCGAAGAGCTCTTCCTCCACGAATGA
- a CDS encoding RNA-guided endonuclease InsQ/TnpB family protein, with translation MACKADEQAHAARTMWNCLHAWWQMMPKEKRTLGHADAAIRQARQDIDFLAVLPAQAAQAVLKTYFQAWKNCWDGRADAPSFKARCRTALTVDVPQGRDLNIVRVHRRWGMANLPKIGRVRFRWTKGLPVGKHADKENRITGARLVKDPLGWHIAFRIQTLEPVPEPHLGPQVGIDVGITVPLALSDGQTYEHGEWLTEQERAKLLGLEQRAARCKKHRRPTERTSRRLHHTYDQIAGLRAKAKRRAADWQHKTTTQIADTYCVVVVEALQITNMVKSARGTVEEPGTNVAQKSGLNRSISAEAWGRTVTLLTYKLTRRGGTLAKVPAPGTSRRCSACGFTTPGSRETQALFVCKNPGCRWSGNADHNAARNILHLYRTGRHGLVPVAGRAVVRRAPRVKPPTAR, from the coding sequence ATGGCGTGCAAGGCTGACGAGCAGGCGCACGCGGCCCGCACGATGTGGAACTGCCTGCACGCGTGGTGGCAGATGATGCCGAAGGAGAAGCGGACGCTCGGACACGCGGACGCCGCGATCCGCCAGGCCCGCCAGGACATCGATTTCCTCGCCGTCCTTCCCGCTCAGGCCGCGCAAGCGGTGCTGAAAACGTATTTCCAGGCGTGGAAGAATTGCTGGGACGGCCGGGCGGACGCCCCGAGCTTCAAGGCCCGTTGCCGCACCGCCCTGACCGTGGATGTGCCACAGGGCCGGGACCTGAACATCGTCCGTGTCCACCGCCGGTGGGGCATGGCCAACCTGCCGAAGATCGGCCGTGTCCGCTTCCGCTGGACCAAGGGCCTCCCCGTCGGTAAGCACGCCGACAAGGAGAACCGGATCACCGGCGCCCGGCTGGTCAAAGACCCGCTCGGCTGGCACATCGCCTTCCGCATCCAGACCCTCGAACCCGTCCCGGAACCCCACCTGGGGCCGCAGGTCGGCATCGACGTTGGCATCACCGTGCCCCTCGCACTCTCCGACGGCCAAACATACGAGCACGGCGAATGGCTGACCGAGCAGGAGCGGGCCAAGCTCCTGGGCCTGGAGCAGCGCGCCGCCCGCTGCAAGAAGCACCGCAGGCCGACAGAGCGCACCTCCCGCCGGCTGCACCATACCTACGACCAGATCGCAGGACTGCGCGCGAAAGCCAAGCGCCGGGCCGCGGACTGGCAACACAAGACCACCACCCAGATCGCCGACACGTACTGCGTCGTGGTGGTGGAAGCACTCCAGATCACGAACATGGTCAAGTCCGCCAGGGGAACCGTCGAAGAGCCGGGAACGAACGTCGCCCAGAAGTCCGGGCTGAACCGCTCGATCAGCGCAGAGGCATGGGGCCGCACGGTCACCCTGCTGACGTACAAGCTCACCCGCCGGGGTGGCACCCTGGCCAAAGTCCCCGCCCCGGGCACCTCCCGGCGTTGCTCAGCCTGTGGGTTCACCACCCCCGGCAGCCGGGAGACCCAGGCCCTGTTCGTGTGCAAGAACCCCGGCTGCAGATGGTCCGGCAACGCAGACCACAACGCGGCCCGGAACATCTTGCACCTGTACCGGACGGGCCGCCACGGGCTCGTCCCGGTTGCCGGGAGGGCAGTCGTCAGGCGCGCACCGCGCGTCAAGCCACCCACCGCAAGGTAG
- a CDS encoding DoxX family protein — MFVAYVTVTILGAVFNGAAAITYLIGHEYPKTQADMKGLPRKYVPVLGTLLAAGTVGLLAGLAVPLLGTLAACGLVLYFIGAIIAHLRVGSRDIVGGVVFLATAVAALTLGLVHHGSW; from the coding sequence GTGTTCGTCGCTTACGTCACGGTCACCATCCTCGGCGCGGTCTTCAACGGCGCCGCCGCCATCACTTACCTGATCGGCCACGAATACCCCAAGACCCAGGCAGACATGAAGGGCCTGCCCCGGAAGTACGTACCGGTGCTGGGCACGTTGCTGGCAGCGGGCACCGTGGGGCTGCTGGCCGGGCTCGCCGTGCCGCTGCTGGGCACTCTCGCTGCCTGTGGCCTCGTGCTGTACTTCATCGGCGCAATCATCGCCCACTTGCGGGTGGGCTCTCGCGACATCGTGGGCGGGGTGGTGTTCCTGGCCACCGCGGTGGCTGCCCTCACCCTGGGCCTGGTCCACCACGGCTCCTGGTAA